A single Populus alba chromosome 7, ASM523922v2, whole genome shotgun sequence DNA region contains:
- the LOC118049656 gene encoding iron-sulfur assembly protein IscA, chloroplastic: protein MALFSSTTAPPYSPPLLRLPDYSNKRTLSFSSPPNSLSFRFATSNLSRRNPSLSLRSTSSLASPPLEGVAPAISVTENALKHLNRMKNDRNEDLCLRIGVKQGGCSGMSYTMDFENRANARPDDSIIECNGFVIVCDPKSLLFIFGMQLDYSDALIGGGFSFKNPNATKTCGCGKSFAA, encoded by the exons ATGGCGCTCTTCTCTTCAACAACAGCACCACCGTACTCTCCTCCTCTTCTCCGATTACCAGATTACTCTAATAAAAgaactctctctttctcttctcctccaaaTTCTCTCTCTTTCCGATTCGCCACATCGAATCTCAGCCGTCGAaacccttctctttctcttcgcTCAACTTCATCCCTAG CTTCGCCGCCGTTGGAGGGGGTGGCGCCGGCTATATCGGTGACGGAGAATGCGTTGAAGCATTTGAATAGGATGAAAAATGATAGAAATGAAGATCTGTGCTTAAGAATTGGGGTTAAACAAGGTGGATGCTCTGGTATGTCTTACACTATGGATTTTGAGAATCGTGCCAATGCTAGACCCGATGATTCCATCATTGAATGTAACGGATTTGTAATAG TTTGTGATCCGAAGAGCCTCCTCTTCATATTTGGGATGCAATTGGATTACAGTGATGCTCTTATCGGTGGAGGTTTCTCTTTCAAGAACCCAAATGCTACAAAGACATGTGGCTGTGGTAAATCCTTTGCAGCATAG